TCATCTGGTTCAACAAAACCTGCAAACATTGCAATAAAAATTGCAAAACCACCTGTTTTGATTCTAATTTTTTCAAGTGCAGCTACAATTCCATGTCCGCCTTCATGCATTACGAGTACAATTGGGATAGAAAGTAAAAAGTAAGTAATGGCTGGTGCGGAAGTTAATGTAACACCCGGAATTAATACGGTTAATTCGTTAAATTCTGATTGTGCAACAAAAAAGTTTGAAACATTATTTAGTAAAAACCAAAATGCAAAACCCATCATTATGAATCCTGCAATAACGCTCACATTTGCAAATACAGATACTGCTGATCTTGTTCTACCTAGAATTTTTATTAAAAGTTCATTGACTCCTTTATTTTTATAAACTAGACTGTATGCCTTAATTTCAAAACCAAATCGCTCTAACTTTAGAGCCTTGGCTGATATGAAAATAACTACCCAAGCCATTAAGACATAGATTATCGAATTTTCTGTAATAAAATCAAGTTCCAAACTAATTGTTAATTTTTTAAAGTACGGGCATTTATCGTTTACTATGAAACCAGTGGTTATTGTATCAACATATCCTAATAAAAAATCAATTTTAAAAATTGCTAATGAACTTGTTAAAAATAAGACTATAGCATGTGTTAATATTTCAAAAATTGATTCAGTATATTCCTGGAACGGGAAAATTCAAAATTCTCCAGAATATATTGCAATATTCAAAACTGTGACAAAAAATAAAATTAAACTCAAAAATATAATTGAAGAAACTCATCCATATGATGTTCCTGAAATAGCTGAAATTGATGTTAATTCAATAAATAAATCATATTTGAACTGGTTAATTGAATCAACAAATTAAGTCTCTAAAGAATATCTTAACAAAGAAACTATTCCACCTAAACCTGTAACTCTTAATCCGATATCTGTAGATGAATCAACACTGTAAATTTTAACCCCTTTATTTTCTACATCGTTTAGGAAATCCATTATTTCTTGTTCATTATTGTCTTGAATTATTTTATCTGAAAATACTATTGATTCTACTGCGCCAATTTGATTGGCATCTAACGTTTCATTATATCCCATTGTAAATTTTTTACTTTTCTTATTTGCAAGAATCATAATTTCATCAATTATTGCTGCAGCTTTTGCTAATTTACTATCTGACATTATCTCATGCATTGTTTGAGATTTTGTAAATGTGTAAATGCCATCTTCTCCACCTGAATCTACTCCATCAACAACTTGAATCTTGTATTTTTGTGATTTTTGTAAATGATTTGCAAATCTTTTTTTTGTTTCACCTGGACCAAAAATTATTATCATGTCTCCCTCTTTAAAAATAGAATTCATTGCCTGCTGTACATGTTCAAAGAATTTTTCAATTTTAAAATTAGTTTTGTATCTCTTTCCTCCAGATCCAGAGTACATATTTGGCATAAATTCTAAATGTGTTCCTCTTAATCTTGCAATTCCACAGTCCGCAGTATCAATTGCAATTAGTACAAAACTGACTTGATTATTACTTGATTTCAAAAGTTTTTTCTCTACTGGCAACCATTTTTTCTTTGAAATTGTAATTCCATCATTTAGTTCTAAAATAAATGAATGATGTGAACCGTGTGGTACTGATTCGTTACTTGATTCAGAAATAATTCCACTAATTCTCAGTTTATCTAAAACTTCATCAAGAGAAATTTTTTCCACAGTTAATGCAATTCTAATTTTGATTCTTTCACCTTTGTCTGGTCTAGCATATTCTTTATCTTGTTTTAGAACTCGTGTAGTATCACCAATCACTTTGTCATTTTCTCTAATTATTCGCCGTAAATTCAATAAATCTTCTGAATCTTCGGGAATTACTGAAATTAAATTCTCATCTATTGTTTTTGTAATCATATTAGTAAAATAATTTACAAAAAGTAAAGTGTTTAGTTTGTAGTTTCAGTTGTTTTCTCTTCTTGTGATTTTTTCTTTAGATAATTTTCAACCCAATCTAAAGTAAGAACACCTGCTTCTGCTAGATTTGTTAAAGAATTTGGAGAAGCTTCCCCTGTTACTTTGCCTTCCATTCTTCTAATTTGTCTCCATTTGAGTGATGTATTTCCACTTTTTGAATTGTAAATTATTCCAAGTACATCTCTTGCGTTCATAAATTTGATATCTCTGATTTTTTTCAATGTTACTTTATCTGCTGCTTCTACGTATATTGCACCCAAATTATCTTCTCTTTCTGCAAATACCTCTGAATCTTCTAAATAATTTCTTGGAGCATAAGATTTACACGTACTAGAAATGATAAATCTTCTAAAACTTTCCAATGTTGCAGGAGTACTAATCGTGACCATTTTTTTTAACTTACTATTTGCCATTTATCAAGCTTCTTGAAAGACTCAAAAGGAATATCTCTAAAAACTGCCTACAGGCTATGATGTTCCTATCCCTCTGATTAATGATGAGGATCTTGAGTTCTGAGCCTGCTTCATGATTTTAATTGGTAATGAATTTTGAAAAATTATGAAATCATTAACTAAACATCTTACATTTAATATTAAATCTCGAAGAGGGTTTGTCAATATTACACCTGATGTTAGAAAATTAGTAGATCAAAGTAAAGTCCAAGAAGGACTATGTCTTGTTAATGCCATGCATATCACTGCAAGTGTTTTTATCAATGATAATGAGGATGGATTACTTCATGACTATGAAAAATGGTTAGAAAAATTAGCACCTCATGAACCAATTGAACAATACAAACACAATGATACTGGAGAAGATAATGCTGATGCACATCTAAAAAGACAAGTAATGGGGCGTGAAGTAGTTGTTGCAATTACTAATGGTAATCTAGACTTTGGTCCTTGGGAACAAATTTTTTACGGAGAATTTGATGGTAAGAGACCAAAAAGAGTTTTAGTTAAAATTATTGGTGAATAGTTTTCTATCCAAAATCTGCATCACGTTTTTGACTCTGTGATTCGTTCTTTCTTGCAGCATCTCTAAATGCATCATCATGGTTTTGAGGTCCATGTTGACATTTCACACATGCGATTTTGAAACCATCTTCATTTTTAACATAAGTTTCACATCCACAAAAACATGCCATAACAATTGTAATTTCTAATCTGATATATCTTTTGGGATATTTTTAATTTATTTACAGCATTCGCCTTTTGGAATGTCATGCGTATGTGGACATTTTCTTGGATGTCCTAACATTGTACATAATGCATCTGTGAATTGTTTATTCATGTGATGCTCAATTCCGCATACCATTTCTTCATCAATTTCCACTTTTAATGCACTATCCATTAAGACTTCTAATAATCTACTATTCCTCATCATACTGGAACCAATTACTTCTCCTTCTTCTGTAAGAGTTACACCTGCTTTGTTATATTCTACAAGATTTTTAGCATTTAGTTTTTTTAGCATTTGAACTACACTTGGTTGTCTAATGTTGAGCATTTTTGCAATTGTACTAATTTTAACATCCTCGCCTCTTTCTCTAATGTGCCAAATTGCTTTTAGATACATCTCAACATGTTCTGCTTCTGCAGTTCCAACAAATAGTGTTTCATCTTTTAGTATGTCCATAGCTATACCTTCTTTGAATCTTTTAATAAATATTCGAAATATTGACGTGCAATTCCAGCTAAACCAATATGATCAGCCCAAATTGCAATAATATCAGATGAATTTTCACCTGCAATTTCAGGACCTAATAAAATCACAACGTATCTTTTATCCGAGATTATTCCACCTCCAAACAAACCTTTCTTAATTTTAACTTCTGCGACTCTTTTGATTGCTGTAATTGATTCTTTATCGATTTTATCTGATGTAAGAATTGTAATTTTTACTCCTTTATCGTGTAATGCTCTTAATTTTGGTAATGCTTGTTTAACTAATTCTACACCCGCTTCTGGCAG
This window of the Candidatus Nitrosomarinus catalina genome carries:
- a CDS encoding metal-dependent transcriptional regulator, which codes for MDILKDETLFVGTAEAEHVEMYLKAIWHIRERGEDVKISTIAKMLNIRQPSVVQMLKKLNAKNLVEYNKAGVTLTEEGEVIGSSMMRNSRLLEVLMDSALKVEIDEEMVCGIEHHMNKQFTDALCTMLGHPRKCPHTHDIPKGECCK
- a CDS encoding mRNA surveillance protein pelota, with translation MITKTIDENLISVIPEDSEDLLNLRRIIRENDKVIGDTTRVLKQDKEYARPDKGERIKIRIALTVEKISLDEVLDKLRISGIISESSNESVPHGSHHSFILELNDGITISKKKWLPVEKKLLKSSNNQVSFVLIAIDTADCGIARLRGTHLEFMPNMYSGSGGKRYKTNFKIEKFFEHVQQAMNSIFKEGDMIIIFGPGETKKRFANHLQKSQKYKIQVVDGVDSGGEDGIYTFTKSQTMHEIMSDSKLAKAAAIIDEIMILANKKSKKFTMGYNETLDANQIGAVESIVFSDKIIQDNNEQEIMDFLNDVENKGVKIYSVDSSTDIGLRVTGLGGIVSLLRYSLET
- a CDS encoding secondary thiamine-phosphate synthase enzyme YjbQ, translated to MKSLTKHLTFNIKSRRGFVNITPDVRKLVDQSKVQEGLCLVNAMHITASVFINDNEDGLLHDYEKWLEKLAPHEPIEQYKHNDTGEDNADAHLKRQVMGREVVVAITNGNLDFGPWEQIFYGEFDGKRPKRVLVKIIGE
- the cutA gene encoding divalent-cation tolerance protein CutA; protein product: MKPVVIVSTYPNKKSILKIANELVKNKTIACVNISKIDSVYSWNGKIQNSPEYIAIFKTVTKNKIKLKNIIEETHPYDVPEIAEIDVNSINKSYLNWLIESTN